The nucleotide sequence AGCAGTTGCAAGAACTGAATGGTCAATTAAAAGAGCAGAAGAACTTGGTGTTAAAACTGAAGAACTCGGACTTCAGGTTGCAAACTGGGATGCAGAACTTGCAAACAGAGCGATGGAAGCGTGGATTTCAAAATTCGGGGATAAAATAGAATTTGTTGTAGCAAATAATGATGGTATGGCTCAGGGCGCTATTTCAGCACTTCAGGCAGCAAATTATAACAAAGGGGATAAGGAAAAATTTATTCCTGTAGTAGGTGTTGATGCAACTGATGCAGCAAAAGACCTTATAAGCAAAGAATATATGTCAGGAACAGTAGTTCAGGATGGAGAAGAAATGGGAAAAGCACTTTTTAGGGCGGCAATTAATATATACGAAGGAAAAGATATAACTGACGGAACAGACTATAAGTATGACGAAACGGGAATTTCAGTAAGAATTCCGTACAAACCATATACTTCAGACATCGGAGACTAACTAAATAATGTGTGGTGAATTTAATTGAATAGTAACGATTATATCTTAAGAATGATAGACATTACAAAAACTTTCCCGGGTGTTGTGGCACTTGATAAAGCAAAACTTGAAGTAAGAGAAGGCAGTGTTCATTCACTTATGGGGGAGAACGGTGCAGGTAAATCAACTTTGATGAAATGCTTGTTTGGTGTCTATATCGAAGATAGCGGAAATATTTATATTTCGGGAGAAAAAGTGAATTTCAAAAATTCCAAACAAGCACTTGAAAATGGTGTTGCAATGGTGCATCAGGAACTTAATCAAGTTTTAGAGCAAACTGTAATGGATAATATCTGGCTTGGAAGATTTCCGACAACAGGCGGAATAATAAATAAAAAGAAAATGTATGAAGATACCAAAAAAATATTTGAAGAACTTAATTTAAATATAAAGCCTGATGAAAAAATATCAAAATTATCCGTTTCTCAAAGACAAATGATAGAAATTGCAAAAGCCTATTCTTATAATGCAAAAATTCTCGTGCTCGACGAACCAACTTCTTCTTTAACAGAAGAAGAGGTAAAACGGCTTTTTGAAATTATAGATAAATTAAAGAAAAAAGGTTGCGGAATAATTTATATATCTCATAAAATGGAAGAAATTTTAAAAATTTCAGACGATGTAACCATAATGAGAGATGGTAAATGGATAGCAACCGAAAAGGCAGAAAATTTAGATATAGATAAAATTATAAAACTTATGGTCGGAAGAGATATGACTCACCGTTTTCCTGATAAAATAAACAAGCCGAAAGATACAATTTTAGATGTAAGAAATCTTACCTCATTTTATGCACCAGGTATAACTAATGTAAGTTTTGATTTACGAAAAGGCGAAATCTTGGGTGTGGCAGGACTTGTAGGCTCAGGAAGAACTGAACTATTAGAAACTTTATTTGGTATAAAAAAGATAAAAAGCGGAGAAATAACTCTTCATTCAAGAAAAATAGAAAATAGTAATCCAAGACAGGCTATAAGAAACGGATTTGCACTGCTTACTGAAGAAAGAAGAAGTACAGGTATATTCGGAGGACTTAGCATAAAATTCAATTCCGTAATTTCAAATATAAAAGGTTACAGTAAATTCGGTTATTTAAATGATCAAAAAATGGAAAAAGATACAAAATGGGTAATAGACAGTATGAATGTTAAAACGCCAAGTCAGAAAACCCAAATAAAAACTTTGTCCGGAGGTAACCAGCAAAAAGTAATTTTAGGAAGATGGTTACTTACTGATCCTGAAATTCTTATGCTTGATGAACCAACAAGAGGAATTGATGTCGGTGCAAAGTTTGAAATATATCAGCTTATTTTAGAACTTGCCTCCCGTGATAAAGCAGTTATTATGGTTTCTTCAGAGATGACCGAACTTTTGGGAATTTGTGATAGAATTGCGGTTATGTCAAACGGACAAATGGCAGGAATTATAGAAAATGATGAAAATATAACTCAGGAAGAAATTTTAAAACTTGCATCAAAATATTTGTAGGAGGTGAAATTAATGAAAAGAAAAATAAGTGATGTCCTTTTGGACTACTCGTTATATATTGTTCTGGGAGTAATGATTATTGCAGTAATAATTCACGATCCGACATTTATTTCGTTTAAGAATATAACCAATATATTAAGTCAGGCATCGACAAGAGGTATTTTAGCATTAGGTGTTGCAGGTCTTATCGTTCTTCAGGGTACAGACCTTTCTGCCGGCCGTATTTTAGGACTTACTGCAATTATTTCAGCATCACTTTTGCAATCAGTAAATTATGCATCAAGAATGTATCCCTCGTTACCTCAACTTCCGCTTTTTTTACCGCTTATTATAGCAGTAATAGTGGGTGCAATATTCGGTGCAATTAATGGGTTTGGGGTAAGTAAACTCCATCTTCATGCATTTATTGTAACGCTTGGTACTCAACTTATTGCTTATGGTCTATCTGCAATTTATATTGACAGACCGCCTCTTGGCGCTCAACCAATAGCAAATTTTGATGAAAGATATGTTGACTTTGTTACCGGGTATTTTAAAATAGGTAATTTAGAACTTCCTTATCTTGTTTTCTACCTTGCAATAATTGCGGTTATTATGTGGTTTATATGGAATAAAACAACACTGGGTAAAAATATGTTTGCAATAGGTGGAAATCCTGAAGCCGCTGCAGTTTCCGGTGTAAACTTGTTTAAAAACATTATGACAATATATATTATCTCAGGAATCCTTTATGGTATAGCAGGTTTCTTGGAAGCGGGAAGAGTTGGATCTGCTACAAGTAATACAGGAATAAACTATGAACTTGATGCCATAAGTGCCTGTGTCGTAGGGGGAGTATCTTTCTCCGGTGGTGTAGGTACAATACCTGGTGTAATAATTGGTACGATTATTCTACAGTTTATTAATTACGGACTGAATTTCGTAGGAATAAGTCCATATTATCAGTATATAATCAAAGGTCTTATTATAATCCTTGCAGTATCAATTGACGTAAGAAAATATTTAGTAAAAAAATAAAGCCGTAAGGCTTTATTTTTTTTTACTTTTATTATATAATTATTTAGTAAAACACTTTTGGAGGTAAATGTTATGATAAAAGACGGAGTGGATAAAAAAGAAAAAATTATATCATTTTTAATGCTTGGTCAGTCTAATATGGCAGGCAGAGGAGAATTTAAAGATGTTGAACCGATAGATAATGAAAAATGTTATATGTTAAGAATGGGAAGATGGCAAAAAATGAGTGAGCCGATAAATCCTGACAGAGCAATCTGGGGGATAAGATTTCATAGTGGTGTAAGTTTAGGTGCAAGTTTTGCCGATTCTTTTTCTAAAGAGTTTAACTGCTCTGTAGGACTTATACCTTGTGCTGACGGTGGGACAACTTTGTCCCAGTGGATGCCTGAAGAATTGCTTTTTGACCATGCTGTTATGATGGCGAGCCTTGCCAAACGAACATCTGAAATCGGAGGAATTTTATGGCATCAGGGAGAAAGTGACTGCATAAATTTAGATAGTAAGAAGTATAAAGAAAATTTTATAAAAATGATTACCAAATTAAGGGAGGAACTTGGCGACTTAAATCTTCCTGTTATTATAGGGGAACTGTCAGAAGACATCTCTTTGGAATGGGTAGATGAAGGAAGTGTTAAAATACTTAATAACACTTTTTACGAAATTTCAAAAGAGATAAAAAATTGCATAGTAGTTTCTTCCAAAGGCATAACTTTAAAAGATGATAATCTTCATTTTGATTCAAAGGGATTAAGAGAATTCGGCATAAGATACTTTAATAAATATAAAGAGTTGGGAGTATTTAATGGTTAAGAAAATTATTTTATGGATAATTACTATTTTCTGGGCAATAATGATTTTTATGTTTTCTTCTGAACCGTCCGATATGTCAAATAAAACAAGTATTGGCTTTACAGAAAACATTATTACAATACTTGTAAAAGCAGATTTAATTGATATTCCTGTTTCGTCATTAGGAGCAGAAGAGTTTATACATAAGATAGCAGAAAAGATAAATCATTATATAAGAAAACTTGCCCATTTTAGTGCTTATTTAGTATTAGGCGTTTTAGTATATAATCTTTTACTTTGTTATTTTAACAGTAAAAAATCTATATTATATGCACTTCTTATATGTTTACTCTATGCCATAAGTGATGAAATTCATCAACTTTTTGTCCCTGGCAGAGCAGGACAGGTAAGAGATGTTTTGATTGACTTTTCGGGTACAACACTTGGCGTTATTTCGGTTTGGTTAATTGATAGAATAAAAAATGTAATAAATAATGAAAAAAAGAATATTTTATAGGGGAGGGGTTTCGTCCCATCCTGTAACAAAAAAACTTGGAGTTATGCCGAGTGCCCCTAAGGACACTCGGCAGTTTTATTCGCCTTTGGTCGAGTGGTATTTGCTTTGCAAGTGATATTGCTACGCAGTGGTATTGCCTTCGGCAGTTTATTGGCGAATAAAATACCACTAAAACCAAAGGTTTTAATAACACTTTTGACTTATCAAAAATATCACTCTGTACGAAGTACAGAATATCACTTGAAAAAAAAGTAAAATTACAGTATAATAATCGCAGAGGTGATATCGATGGCAGCCAGTGTATTAAGGGAGAAAGCAAAACAGTTTGCAAAAGATATGGTTTTCTTATGCAGAGAAATTAAATCAAGCCACAAAGAAGCGGTATTAGTAAATCAATTATTGCGTTCAGCAACTTCGATAGGTGCTAATCTTCACGAAGCACAATATGCTCAAAGCAAGAATGTGG is from Oscillospiraceae bacterium and encodes:
- the mglA gene encoding galactose/methyl galactoside ABC transporter ATP-binding protein MglA, which codes for MIDITKTFPGVVALDKAKLEVREGSVHSLMGENGAGKSTLMKCLFGVYIEDSGNIYISGEKVNFKNSKQALENGVAMVHQELNQVLEQTVMDNIWLGRFPTTGGIINKKKMYEDTKKIFEELNLNIKPDEKISKLSVSQRQMIEIAKAYSYNAKILVLDEPTSSLTEEEVKRLFEIIDKLKKKGCGIIYISHKMEEILKISDDVTIMRDGKWIATEKAENLDIDKIIKLMVGRDMTHRFPDKINKPKDTILDVRNLTSFYAPGITNVSFDLRKGEILGVAGLVGSGRTELLETLFGIKKIKSGEITLHSRKIENSNPRQAIRNGFALLTEERRSTGIFGGLSIKFNSVISNIKGYSKFGYLNDQKMEKDTKWVIDSMNVKTPSQKTQIKTLSGGNQQKVILGRWLLTDPEILMLDEPTRGIDVGAKFEIYQLILELASRDKAVIMVSSEMTELLGICDRIAVMSNGQMAGIIENDENITQEEILKLASKYL
- the mglC gene encoding galactose/methyl galactoside ABC transporter permease MglC — protein: MKRKISDVLLDYSLYIVLGVMIIAVIIHDPTFISFKNITNILSQASTRGILALGVAGLIVLQGTDLSAGRILGLTAIISASLLQSVNYASRMYPSLPQLPLFLPLIIAVIVGAIFGAINGFGVSKLHLHAFIVTLGTQLIAYGLSAIYIDRPPLGAQPIANFDERYVDFVTGYFKIGNLELPYLVFYLAIIAVIMWFIWNKTTLGKNMFAIGGNPEAAAVSGVNLFKNIMTIYIISGILYGIAGFLEAGRVGSATSNTGINYELDAISACVVGGVSFSGGVGTIPGVIIGTIILQFINYGLNFVGISPYYQYIIKGLIIILAVSIDVRKYLVKK
- a CDS encoding sialate O-acetylesterase produces the protein MIKDGVDKKEKIISFLMLGQSNMAGRGEFKDVEPIDNEKCYMLRMGRWQKMSEPINPDRAIWGIRFHSGVSLGASFADSFSKEFNCSVGLIPCADGGTTLSQWMPEELLFDHAVMMASLAKRTSEIGGILWHQGESDCINLDSKKYKENFIKMITKLREELGDLNLPVIIGELSEDISLEWVDEGSVKILNNTFYEISKEIKNCIVVSSKGITLKDDNLHFDSKGLREFGIRYFNKYKELGVFNG
- a CDS encoding VanZ family protein, with product MVKKIILWIITIFWAIMIFMFSSEPSDMSNKTSIGFTENIITILVKADLIDIPVSSLGAEEFIHKIAEKINHYIRKLAHFSAYLVLGVLVYNLLLCYFNSKKSILYALLICLLYAISDEIHQLFVPGRAGQVRDVLIDFSGTTLGVISVWLIDRIKNVINNEKKNIL
- a CDS encoding four helix bundle protein, encoding MAASVLREKAKQFAKDMVFLCREIKSSHKEAVLVNQLLRSATSIGANLHEAQYAQSKNVALFAEC